From the genome of Candidatus Rhodoluna planktonica:
ATCCGCAACGATATGGCCATCCTCGAGGATGAAGAGCTAATCCATGCCCCGCACACTTCAGCTGGTCGAGTTCCAACAGACAAGGGTTACCGACTTTTTGTTGATCGCCTGAGCGAAGTAAAACCGCTGAGTCAAGCCGAGCGGCAGGCAATTGAGACTTTCATGCTCGGCAGCGTTGACTTGGATGAAACTCTCTCGCGAACTGTCCGGCTTTTGTCGAACCTAACCAATCAAGTTGCCATGGTTCAGTATCCAACTCTTGGCAAGGCCAGCGTTAGGCACATCGAACTTGTGCCAGCCAACGAGACCAGAGTGTTGCTGATATTGATCACTGACACTGGCCGAATTCAGCAGCACGTTGTGGAGTTGTTTAGTGAAATCGATGAGGTCTTCATCGCAACTTTGCGTCAAAAACTGAATGCATCTTTGCAGGGCTCGCACCTGGTTTCAGTCTCGAACAAACTTGCCGAGCTCAAAAATCAACTGGAGCCGGCATACATTGAGAGTTTCCGTTTGATTGAAAATGCGCTACTCGAA
Proteins encoded in this window:
- the hrcA gene encoding heat-inducible transcriptional repressor HrcA is translated as MIPDRSLEVLRAIVRDYIATREPVGSKSLVERHQFGVSAATIRNDMAILEDEELIHAPHTSAGRVPTDKGYRLFVDRLSEVKPLSQAERQAIETFMLGSVDLDETLSRTVRLLSNLTNQVAMVQYPTLGKASVRHIELVPANETRVLLILITDTGRIQQHVVELFSEIDEVFIATLRQKLNASLQGSHLVSVSNKLAELKNQLEPAYIESFRLIENALLELVDANHQDKILLAGTSNLVRSESDFQGSVSPILEAIEEQVVLLKLITEMQAGQHGVSLRIGKENPFEDFSSTSVVVSGYENQGAEIAKIGVIGPTRMDYAQNIAAVSAIARYLSKTLGS